In the Alteromonas sp. M12 genome, one interval contains:
- a CDS encoding endonuclease/exonuclease/phosphatase family protein codes for MQLVSCANSQPTIRVATFNVSMEADNYRGTEAQQNQHDPTLLFKHLATGDNQQIKNIAQIIQRIRPDIILLNEFDYSSDPSLGPDAFINNYLQVSQQGQRAIDYPYFYYAPVNTGVASGVDLNNDDKIENSGSDAFGFGRYPGQYGMLLLSRYPIDLQGARTFQKFLWKDMPHNTLGKIKNTDGSAWYSPEAIQILRLSSKSHWDIPINIEGKTVHVLASHPTPPVFDGPENRNGLRNHDEIQFWNDYLDAGSKADYIYDDKGNRGGFSGERFVILGDLNASANEGDGERTMMADLLAHPRVAQHELPKSAGAKESNLNNPNAKYHTAKWGLTVDYVLPSKAGLSILDSGVFWPSKSEPGSELVEERQASSDHRLVWREVELK; via the coding sequence ATGCAATTAGTTAGCTGTGCTAATTCTCAACCAACAATTCGAGTGGCGACCTTTAATGTGAGTATGGAAGCGGACAATTATCGAGGGACAGAAGCGCAGCAAAACCAGCATGATCCGACTTTGTTGTTTAAGCATTTAGCCACAGGCGATAACCAACAGATAAAAAATATTGCACAGATTATTCAACGAATTCGGCCTGATATTATTCTGCTAAATGAGTTTGATTACAGCAGCGATCCGTCGTTGGGTCCTGACGCTTTTATCAACAATTATTTGCAGGTTTCACAGCAAGGGCAGCGGGCTATTGATTACCCATATTTTTACTATGCACCGGTCAACACAGGGGTTGCTAGCGGTGTTGACTTAAATAACGACGATAAAATAGAAAACTCAGGTAGTGATGCTTTTGGTTTTGGTCGTTATCCTGGACAGTATGGGATGTTGCTATTGAGCCGCTATCCCATTGATTTGCAGGGCGCTCGAACTTTCCAAAAGTTCTTGTGGAAAGACATGCCTCACAACACTTTAGGGAAAATTAAGAACACCGATGGTAGTGCTTGGTATTCACCTGAGGCGATTCAAATCTTACGCTTATCGTCTAAATCCCATTGGGATATTCCGATTAACATAGAAGGTAAGACGGTACATGTTCTTGCGAGTCATCCAACTCCTCCGGTATTTGATGGGCCGGAAAATCGTAATGGTTTGCGAAATCATGATGAAATTCAATTTTGGAATGATTATTTAGACGCCGGTTCAAAAGCTGACTATATCTATGATGATAAGGGCAACAGAGGCGGCTTCAGTGGCGAGCGTTTTGTTATATTAGGGGATTTGAATGCATCTGCAAATGAAGGCGATGGAGAACGCACTATGATGGCTGATTTACTTGCTCATCCCCGTGTTGCTCAACACGAATTACCCAAAAGTGCTGGTGCGAAAGAGTCAAACTTGAATAACCCTAATGCCAAATATCATACCGCAAAGTGGGGCTTAACTGTTGACTATGTGCTGCCATCTAAAGCTGGCCTTTCAATACTCGACTCAGGGGTATTCTGGCCCAGTAAAAGTGAGCCAGGTAGTGAATTAGTTGAAGAACGACAAGCATCATCTGATCATCGCCTAGTGTGGCGCGAAGTTGAGTTGAAATAA
- a CDS encoding ATP-binding cassette domain-containing protein, translated as MITIEHFHHPKLAVKSWRICKHSAVAVLGKNGSGKQFVDQLLLGKLNNAEYSSLNLPARDLVALVSFETLQAVYENELKIDETDITDEIDFGTPAKDFLPQDKLDHPFIASFHLEHRLDTGFRQLSTGESRKLLILKAILSGATYIILDNPFDDLDPSSRAQLSQVLSQLKHQDITLIILLSNRQDIPDWITTFALVENNSLHDLSGLSVSDAQATIDTIFAFDALDKSLLERMISDKHSHNKKPLVRINNANVIYTENHALKAANLSIDTFQHTIITGPNGSGKSTLLQLVTGDCPQCFSNDVTVMGYRRGTGETIWDIKKHLGIVSPDIHRSYRVSCNALTVVLSGFMDSIGLYKDVTSSQKQQALAWLDLIGLRPLANSSFKQLSFGEQRLLLIARALVKFPSLLVLDEPTQGLDEINRRLVLDVITTIAKKQLATILMVSHREDERLPIFAQHKELQAG; from the coding sequence ATGATAACTATCGAGCATTTTCATCATCCTAAATTAGCCGTAAAATCTTGGCGAATTTGTAAACATAGCGCCGTAGCGGTGTTAGGCAAAAATGGTTCAGGGAAACAATTTGTCGACCAACTTCTGTTAGGAAAATTAAATAATGCCGAATACAGCAGCTTAAATTTACCCGCAAGGGATTTAGTTGCACTGGTGTCTTTTGAAACCTTGCAGGCCGTATATGAAAACGAATTAAAGATTGATGAAACCGATATCACCGATGAAATTGATTTTGGCACTCCGGCAAAAGACTTTTTACCCCAAGACAAACTTGACCACCCATTTATTGCCAGCTTCCACTTAGAACATCGCCTTGATACCGGTTTTCGACAGCTCAGTACTGGCGAGTCGCGCAAGCTGTTAATCTTAAAAGCGATATTATCTGGCGCTACCTATATTATTTTGGATAACCCATTTGATGATTTAGATCCATCATCAAGGGCGCAATTAAGTCAGGTGTTAAGTCAGCTAAAACACCAAGATATCACCTTGATTATATTACTCAGTAATCGTCAAGACATCCCAGACTGGATCACAACATTCGCGCTGGTAGAAAATAATAGTTTGCATGATTTGAGTGGATTATCAGTAAGTGATGCGCAAGCCACTATCGACACCATATTTGCTTTTGATGCACTAGATAAATCATTACTTGAGCGGATGATATCCGATAAACATAGCCACAATAAAAAACCGCTAGTGCGCATCAATAACGCAAATGTTATTTATACCGAAAATCATGCACTCAAAGCCGCCAATTTAAGTATTGATACGTTCCAGCACACAATCATTACCGGACCCAATGGATCCGGCAAATCAACATTACTGCAATTGGTTACCGGTGACTGTCCACAATGTTTCAGCAATGATGTCACTGTTATGGGCTATAGGCGCGGTACCGGTGAAACCATCTGGGATATCAAAAAACACCTAGGGATAGTTTCCCCTGATATCCACCGTTCGTATCGAGTAAGCTGCAATGCATTAACCGTGGTCCTGTCAGGATTCATGGACTCCATTGGTTTGTATAAAGACGTCACTTCTAGCCAGAAACAACAAGCATTAGCATGGCTAGATTTGATTGGTCTTAGGCCACTGGCCAACAGTAGCTTCAAACAGCTTAGTTTTGGTGAACAGCGTTTGTTATTGATCGCGCGAGCCTTAGTTAAGTTCCCATCACTTTTAGTGTTAGACGAGCCCACACAAGGTTTAGATGAAATTAATCGGCGCTTGGTACTAGATGTGATTACGACTATTGCTAAAAAACAGTTGGCAACCATTCTCATGGTTAGCCATCGTGAAGATGAACGCTTGCCAATCTTTGCCCAGCACAAAGAATTGCAGGCTGGATAG
- the argR gene encoding transcriptional regulator ArgR: MSNTKQEELVKAFKDILKTESFGSQGEIVDALTEQGFGSISQSKVSRMLSKFGAVRTRNARGDMVYCLPPEMGMPTAKSPLRQLVLDIVHNNVMVIIRTSPGAAQLIARLLDSLSQKDGVLGTIAGDDTIFIAPADISNIEETRKKVEALFENV, translated from the coding sequence ATGTCTAATACAAAACAAGAAGAATTGGTCAAAGCATTTAAAGATATTTTAAAAACGGAAAGCTTTGGCTCTCAAGGTGAAATTGTTGATGCACTAACGGAACAAGGCTTTGGCAGTATTAGTCAATCCAAGGTTTCCCGTATGCTAAGTAAATTTGGCGCGGTACGCACCCGCAATGCGCGCGGTGACATGGTTTACTGTTTGCCACCAGAGATGGGAATGCCCACGGCAAAAAGCCCATTGCGTCAATTAGTATTAGATATTGTGCACAACAATGTCATGGTAATCATTCGTACCAGTCCAGGTGCAGCTCAACTCATCGCGCGCTTATTGGACTCCCTTAGTCAAAAGGATGGTGTATTAGGCACTATTGCTGGAGACGATACGATTTTTATCGCACCTGCTGACATCAGCAATATTGAAGAAACCCGTAAAAAAGTTGAAGCCCTATTTGAGAATGTTTAA
- the mdh gene encoding malate dehydrogenase produces MKVAVLGAAGGIGQALSLLLKTQLPAGSELALYDVAPVVPGVAVDLSHIPTDVKVEGFGKDDLATALQGCDIVLIPAGVPRKPGMDRSDLFNINAGIVKNLVEGIADNCPDACTCIITNPVNTTVAIAAETLKAKGVYNKNKLFGVTTLDVIRSETFVAELKGLSSTSVHVPVIGGHSGTTILPLLSQVEGVTFSDDEIASLTTRIQNAGTEVVEAKAGGGSATLSMGQAAARFCLSLVAAMKGDNVVEYTYVETNSDDAVFFSHPVRLGPNGVEEILPYGELSEFEQNAKDSMLDGLRGDIELGVKFVKG; encoded by the coding sequence ATGAAAGTAGCGGTATTAGGTGCTGCAGGCGGTATCGGTCAGGCCCTTTCTCTTTTATTGAAAACCCAGTTACCAGCTGGTTCCGAGTTAGCTTTATATGATGTTGCACCTGTTGTGCCAGGAGTGGCAGTTGATTTGAGCCACATCCCTACAGACGTAAAAGTTGAAGGTTTTGGTAAAGATGATTTAGCAACTGCGTTACAAGGTTGTGATATTGTTTTGATCCCAGCAGGGGTACCTCGTAAACCAGGTATGGATCGTTCTGATTTGTTCAATATCAATGCGGGTATCGTTAAGAACCTAGTTGAAGGTATTGCGGATAACTGTCCTGATGCATGTACATGTATTATTACCAACCCAGTTAACACTACTGTTGCGATTGCAGCAGAAACGTTAAAAGCTAAGGGTGTTTACAACAAAAACAAATTGTTCGGTGTAACTACTCTTGATGTTATCCGTTCTGAAACTTTTGTAGCTGAATTGAAAGGTTTGAGCTCTACTAGTGTGCACGTTCCTGTTATTGGTGGTCACTCTGGTACAACTATTTTACCTCTACTTTCACAAGTTGAAGGTGTGACATTTAGCGATGATGAAATAGCAAGTTTAACTACTCGCATTCAAAACGCTGGTACTGAAGTTGTTGAAGCAAAAGCCGGTGGCGGATCTGCTACTTTGTCAATGGGTCAAGCTGCGGCAAGATTCTGTTTGTCTCTAGTAGCTGCTATGAAAGGCGACAACGTGGTTGAATATACTTATGTTGAAACCAACTCAGACGACGCAGTATTCTTCTCTCACCCTGTAAGACTAGGTCCTAACGGTGTAGAAGAAATTCTACCCTACGGTGAGTTGAGTGAATTTGAACAAAACGCAAAAGATTCAATGCTTGACGGTTTGCGTGGCGATATTGAGTT